One region of Vitis vinifera cultivar Pinot Noir 40024 chromosome 1, ASM3070453v1 genomic DNA includes:
- the LOC100251085 gene encoding probable thimet oligopeptidase isoform X2, whose protein sequence is MVREKKDRRYNLLALTGSAALLALAINLAISAVNAHTKKRKRRDLAGSNVRVNLSAPEILQLANSIISKSKAVHDAVGSVPLDKATYANVVLPLAELEAQQFPLVQSCIFPKLVSTSEEVRKASAEAEQRIDSHVLMCSQREDVYCVVKAFVARGEWISPEANRYVQCLIRDFERNGLNLTSTKREEVQRLRAHIDDLSVLYIKNMSDESTFLLFSETELAGLPPEFLQSLDKAENGKFKVYLRSRHVIPVLELCKIGMTRKTVAVAYGKRGGEANPSVLKSLIQLRHKLARLLSYSNYADYAVAPRMAKSSSKVFEFLEDISASVNELAARELDMLKDLKRKEEGEFPFGNEDLLYYMKRVEEQYLDLDFGVLKQYFPINLVLPGIFKIFQDLFGLRFEEIADVEVWHSDVRAFSVFDLSSSELLGYFYLDIHPREGKYGHICVVALQNGSLSSNGARQVQHICNRASFARFSGLRVDPDFVEIPARVFENWCYESFSLKLISGFHQDITKPIEDRMCESLKRWRSSFSALKLKQEILYCLFDQIIHSTEDVDMVKLFRDLHPKVMLGLPMLEGTNPASCFPRSAVGFEATCYSRIWSEVFAADMFASKFPGGLLSQYIGMQFRKKVLALGGSKDPIDILSDFLGREPSIQAFVESKVQASL, encoded by the exons ATggtgagagaaaagaaagacaGAAGATACAACCTACTCGCTCTCACTGGATCCGCTGCTCTTCTCGCACTTGCCATAAACCTCGCAATCTCCGCCGTCAACGCCCACACCAAGAAAAGAAAGCGCAgag ATCTTGCTGGTTCTAACGTGCGTGTGAATCTTTCGGCACCTGAGATTCTCCAATTGGCGAACAGCATTATCTCCAAGTCGAAGGCCGTGCATGATGCGGTTGGTTCAGTTCCTCTTGATAAG GCCACATATGCCAATGTTGTTTTGCCTCTGGCAGAGTTGGAGGCACAACAATTCCCACTGGTTCAATCTTGTATATTCCCAAAGTTGGTGTCGACTTCAGAGGAGGTACGCAAAGCGAGTGCTGAAGCAGAGCAGAGAATTGATTCTCATGTTTTGATGTGCAg TCAGCGTGAAGATGTATACTGTGTTGTCAAAGCTTTTGTTGCAAGAGGAGAATGGATAAGTCCTGAAGCTAACCGATATGTACAATGTTTG ATTAGAGACTTTGAGCGGAATGGCTTGAACCTTACTTCAACAAAAAGAGAGGAAGTGCAGCGGTTGAGAGCTCATATAGATGATCTTAGtgtactatatataaaaaatatgagtgATGAAAGTACTTTTCTCCTCTTCAGTGAGACTGAGCTAGCTGGGTTACCACCGGAGTTCCTTCAG AGCCTAGACAAAGCTGAGAATGGTAAATTTAAGGTTTACTTGAGAAGTCGTCATGTTATTCCAGTATTGGAGCTTTGTAAG ATAGGGATGACCAGGAAGACAGTAGCTGTGGCATATGGGAAGAGGGGTGGAGAAGCAAATCCTTCTGTCTTGAAAAGTCTG ATTCAACTGCGCCATAAATTGGCTCGATTGCTCAGCTATTCAAATTATGCAGACTATGCTGTTGCTCCCAGAATGGCAAAGTCATCCTCAAag GTATTTGAGTTTTTAGAGGACATCTCTGCCAGTGTAAATGAATTAGCTGCCAGAGAGCTTGACATGTTGAAAGACTTAAAG CGGAAAGAGGAAGGAGAGTTTCCATTTGGAAATGAGGATCTACTGTACTATATGAAGAGGGTTGAAGAGCAATATCTTGACCTTGACTTTGGCGTACTTAAGCAATACTTTCCCATCAATTTGGTTTTACCTGGGATCTTCAAAATATTCCAAGacctttttg GTTTAAGATTTGAGGAAATTGCTGATGTTGAAGTTTGGCACTCTGATGTTCGTGCTTTTTCTGTTTTTGACTTAAGTTCTAGTGAGCTCTTGGGTTATTTCTACCTTGATATTCACCCCag GGAAGGAAAATATGGTCACATCTGCGTTGTAGCTCTGCAAAATGGTTCATTATCATCCAATGGTGCTCGACAG GTCCAACATATCTGCAATCGTGCATCATTTGCTAGATTTTCTGGGCTACGTGTTGATCCTGACTTTGTGGAGATCCCTGCTCGGGTGTTTGAAAACTG GTGTTATGAAAGCTTCTCACTGAAATTGATATCTGGTTTCCATCAG GATATCACGAAGCCCATTGAGGATAGAATGTGCGAATCACTTAAAAGATGGAGATCTTCCTTTTCAGCACTTAAATTGAAGCAAGAAATTCTTTATT GTCTTTTCGATCAGATTATACATTCAACTGAAGATGTTGACATGGTCAAGCTATTCAGGGATCTGCATCCAAAG GTCATGTTAGGATTGCCAATGTTGGAAGGAACCAATCCAGCATCATGTTTTCCACGTAGTGCTGTTGGTTTTGAGGCTACTTGCTACAGTCGCATTTGGAGTGAG GTTTTTGCAGCTGATATGTTTGCCTCAAAGTTCCCTGGCGGTCTTCTGAGCCAGTATATTGGCATGCAGTTCAGGAAAAAG GTATTGGCCTTGGGGGGATCGAAAGACCCCATTGACATTCTATCAGATTTCCTTGGGAGAGAACCTTCAATTCAAGCTTTTGTAGAGAGCAAAGTCCAAGCTAGTTTGTGA
- the LOC100251085 gene encoding probable thimet oligopeptidase isoform X1: MVREKKDRRYNLLALTGSAALLALAINLAISAVNAHTKKRKRRDLAGSNVRVNLSAPEILQLANSIISKSKAVHDAVGSVPLDKATYANVVLPLAELEAQQFPLVQSCIFPKLVSTSEEVRKASAEAEQRIDSHVLMCSQREDVYCVVKAFVARGEWISPEANRYVQCLIRDFERNGLNLTSTKREEVQRLRAHIDDLSVLYIKNMSDESTFLLFSETELAGLPPEFLQSLDKAENGKFKVYLRSRHVIPVLELCKIGMTRKTVAVAYGKRGGEANPSVLKSLIQLRHKLARLLSYSNYADYAVAPRMAKSSSKVFEFLEDISASVNELAARELDMLKDLKRKEEGEFPFGNEDLLYYMKRVEEQYLDLDFGVLKQYFPINLVLPGIFKIFQDLFGLRFEEIADVEVWHSDVRAFSVFDLSSSELLGYFYLDIHPREGKYGHICVVALQNGSLSSNGARQIPVALLISQCQKEVDDHPGLLRFSEVVNLFHEFGHVVQHICNRASFARFSGLRVDPDFVEIPARVFENWCYESFSLKLISGFHQDITKPIEDRMCESLKRWRSSFSALKLKQEILYCLFDQIIHSTEDVDMVKLFRDLHPKVMLGLPMLEGTNPASCFPRSAVGFEATCYSRIWSEVFAADMFASKFPGGLLSQYIGMQFRKKVLALGGSKDPIDILSDFLGREPSIQAFVESKVQASL, from the exons ATggtgagagaaaagaaagacaGAAGATACAACCTACTCGCTCTCACTGGATCCGCTGCTCTTCTCGCACTTGCCATAAACCTCGCAATCTCCGCCGTCAACGCCCACACCAAGAAAAGAAAGCGCAgag ATCTTGCTGGTTCTAACGTGCGTGTGAATCTTTCGGCACCTGAGATTCTCCAATTGGCGAACAGCATTATCTCCAAGTCGAAGGCCGTGCATGATGCGGTTGGTTCAGTTCCTCTTGATAAG GCCACATATGCCAATGTTGTTTTGCCTCTGGCAGAGTTGGAGGCACAACAATTCCCACTGGTTCAATCTTGTATATTCCCAAAGTTGGTGTCGACTTCAGAGGAGGTACGCAAAGCGAGTGCTGAAGCAGAGCAGAGAATTGATTCTCATGTTTTGATGTGCAg TCAGCGTGAAGATGTATACTGTGTTGTCAAAGCTTTTGTTGCAAGAGGAGAATGGATAAGTCCTGAAGCTAACCGATATGTACAATGTTTG ATTAGAGACTTTGAGCGGAATGGCTTGAACCTTACTTCAACAAAAAGAGAGGAAGTGCAGCGGTTGAGAGCTCATATAGATGATCTTAGtgtactatatataaaaaatatgagtgATGAAAGTACTTTTCTCCTCTTCAGTGAGACTGAGCTAGCTGGGTTACCACCGGAGTTCCTTCAG AGCCTAGACAAAGCTGAGAATGGTAAATTTAAGGTTTACTTGAGAAGTCGTCATGTTATTCCAGTATTGGAGCTTTGTAAG ATAGGGATGACCAGGAAGACAGTAGCTGTGGCATATGGGAAGAGGGGTGGAGAAGCAAATCCTTCTGTCTTGAAAAGTCTG ATTCAACTGCGCCATAAATTGGCTCGATTGCTCAGCTATTCAAATTATGCAGACTATGCTGTTGCTCCCAGAATGGCAAAGTCATCCTCAAag GTATTTGAGTTTTTAGAGGACATCTCTGCCAGTGTAAATGAATTAGCTGCCAGAGAGCTTGACATGTTGAAAGACTTAAAG CGGAAAGAGGAAGGAGAGTTTCCATTTGGAAATGAGGATCTACTGTACTATATGAAGAGGGTTGAAGAGCAATATCTTGACCTTGACTTTGGCGTACTTAAGCAATACTTTCCCATCAATTTGGTTTTACCTGGGATCTTCAAAATATTCCAAGacctttttg GTTTAAGATTTGAGGAAATTGCTGATGTTGAAGTTTGGCACTCTGATGTTCGTGCTTTTTCTGTTTTTGACTTAAGTTCTAGTGAGCTCTTGGGTTATTTCTACCTTGATATTCACCCCag GGAAGGAAAATATGGTCACATCTGCGTTGTAGCTCTGCAAAATGGTTCATTATCATCCAATGGTGCTCGACAG aTACCAGTAGCATTGCTTATTTCGCAATGTCAGAAGGAAGTTGATGATCATCCTGGCCTATTGCGTTTCTCCGAAGTGGTTAATCTTTTCCATGAGTTTGGTCATGTG GTCCAACATATCTGCAATCGTGCATCATTTGCTAGATTTTCTGGGCTACGTGTTGATCCTGACTTTGTGGAGATCCCTGCTCGGGTGTTTGAAAACTG GTGTTATGAAAGCTTCTCACTGAAATTGATATCTGGTTTCCATCAG GATATCACGAAGCCCATTGAGGATAGAATGTGCGAATCACTTAAAAGATGGAGATCTTCCTTTTCAGCACTTAAATTGAAGCAAGAAATTCTTTATT GTCTTTTCGATCAGATTATACATTCAACTGAAGATGTTGACATGGTCAAGCTATTCAGGGATCTGCATCCAAAG GTCATGTTAGGATTGCCAATGTTGGAAGGAACCAATCCAGCATCATGTTTTCCACGTAGTGCTGTTGGTTTTGAGGCTACTTGCTACAGTCGCATTTGGAGTGAG GTTTTTGCAGCTGATATGTTTGCCTCAAAGTTCCCTGGCGGTCTTCTGAGCCAGTATATTGGCATGCAGTTCAGGAAAAAG GTATTGGCCTTGGGGGGATCGAAAGACCCCATTGACATTCTATCAGATTTCCTTGGGAGAGAACCTTCAATTCAAGCTTTTGTAGAGAGCAAAGTCCAAGCTAGTTTGTGA
- the LOC100251085 gene encoding probable thimet oligopeptidase isoform X3 — protein sequence MMRLVQFLLIRPHMPMLFCLWQSWRHNNSHWFNLVYSQSWCRLQRSQREDVYCVVKAFVARGEWISPEANRYVQCLIRDFERNGLNLTSTKREEVQRLRAHIDDLSVLYIKNMSDESTFLLFSETELAGLPPEFLQSLDKAENGKFKVYLRSRHVIPVLELCKIGMTRKTVAVAYGKRGGEANPSVLKSLIQLRHKLARLLSYSNYADYAVAPRMAKSSSKVFEFLEDISASVNELAARELDMLKDLKRKEEGEFPFGNEDLLYYMKRVEEQYLDLDFGVLKQYFPINLVLPGIFKIFQDLFGLRFEEIADVEVWHSDVRAFSVFDLSSSELLGYFYLDIHPREGKYGHICVVALQNGSLSSNGARQIPVALLISQCQKEVDDHPGLLRFSEVVNLFHEFGHVVQHICNRASFARFSGLRVDPDFVEIPARVFENWCYESFSLKLISGFHQDITKPIEDRMCESLKRWRSSFSALKLKQEILYCLFDQIIHSTEDVDMVKLFRDLHPKVMLGLPMLEGTNPASCFPRSAVGFEATCYSRIWSEVFAADMFASKFPGGLLSQYIGMQFRKKVLALGGSKDPIDILSDFLGREPSIQAFVESKVQASL from the exons ATGATGCGGTTGGTTCAGTTCCTCTTGATAAG GCCACATATGCCAATGTTGTTTTGCCTCTGGCAGAGTTGGAGGCACAACAATTCCCACTGGTTCAATCTTGTATATTCCCAAAGTTGGTGTCGACTTCAGAGGAG TCAGCGTGAAGATGTATACTGTGTTGTCAAAGCTTTTGTTGCAAGAGGAGAATGGATAAGTCCTGAAGCTAACCGATATGTACAATGTTTG ATTAGAGACTTTGAGCGGAATGGCTTGAACCTTACTTCAACAAAAAGAGAGGAAGTGCAGCGGTTGAGAGCTCATATAGATGATCTTAGtgtactatatataaaaaatatgagtgATGAAAGTACTTTTCTCCTCTTCAGTGAGACTGAGCTAGCTGGGTTACCACCGGAGTTCCTTCAG AGCCTAGACAAAGCTGAGAATGGTAAATTTAAGGTTTACTTGAGAAGTCGTCATGTTATTCCAGTATTGGAGCTTTGTAAG ATAGGGATGACCAGGAAGACAGTAGCTGTGGCATATGGGAAGAGGGGTGGAGAAGCAAATCCTTCTGTCTTGAAAAGTCTG ATTCAACTGCGCCATAAATTGGCTCGATTGCTCAGCTATTCAAATTATGCAGACTATGCTGTTGCTCCCAGAATGGCAAAGTCATCCTCAAag GTATTTGAGTTTTTAGAGGACATCTCTGCCAGTGTAAATGAATTAGCTGCCAGAGAGCTTGACATGTTGAAAGACTTAAAG CGGAAAGAGGAAGGAGAGTTTCCATTTGGAAATGAGGATCTACTGTACTATATGAAGAGGGTTGAAGAGCAATATCTTGACCTTGACTTTGGCGTACTTAAGCAATACTTTCCCATCAATTTGGTTTTACCTGGGATCTTCAAAATATTCCAAGacctttttg GTTTAAGATTTGAGGAAATTGCTGATGTTGAAGTTTGGCACTCTGATGTTCGTGCTTTTTCTGTTTTTGACTTAAGTTCTAGTGAGCTCTTGGGTTATTTCTACCTTGATATTCACCCCag GGAAGGAAAATATGGTCACATCTGCGTTGTAGCTCTGCAAAATGGTTCATTATCATCCAATGGTGCTCGACAG aTACCAGTAGCATTGCTTATTTCGCAATGTCAGAAGGAAGTTGATGATCATCCTGGCCTATTGCGTTTCTCCGAAGTGGTTAATCTTTTCCATGAGTTTGGTCATGTG GTCCAACATATCTGCAATCGTGCATCATTTGCTAGATTTTCTGGGCTACGTGTTGATCCTGACTTTGTGGAGATCCCTGCTCGGGTGTTTGAAAACTG GTGTTATGAAAGCTTCTCACTGAAATTGATATCTGGTTTCCATCAG GATATCACGAAGCCCATTGAGGATAGAATGTGCGAATCACTTAAAAGATGGAGATCTTCCTTTTCAGCACTTAAATTGAAGCAAGAAATTCTTTATT GTCTTTTCGATCAGATTATACATTCAACTGAAGATGTTGACATGGTCAAGCTATTCAGGGATCTGCATCCAAAG GTCATGTTAGGATTGCCAATGTTGGAAGGAACCAATCCAGCATCATGTTTTCCACGTAGTGCTGTTGGTTTTGAGGCTACTTGCTACAGTCGCATTTGGAGTGAG GTTTTTGCAGCTGATATGTTTGCCTCAAAGTTCCCTGGCGGTCTTCTGAGCCAGTATATTGGCATGCAGTTCAGGAAAAAG GTATTGGCCTTGGGGGGATCGAAAGACCCCATTGACATTCTATCAGATTTCCTTGGGAGAGAACCTTCAATTCAAGCTTTTGTAGAGAGCAAAGTCCAAGCTAGTTTGTGA